One Acinetobacter pullicarnis genomic region harbors:
- the phbB gene encoding beta-ketoacyl-ACP reductase: MSEQKVALVTGALGGIGSEICRQLVTAGYKIIATVVPREEDREKQWLQSEGFQDSDVRFVLTDLNNHEAATAAIQEAIAAEGRVDVLVNNAGITRDATFKKMSYEQWSQVIDTNLKTLFTVTQPVFNKMLEQKSGRIVNISSVNGLKGQFGQANYSASKAGIIGFTKALAQEGARSNICVNVVAPGYTATPMVTAMREDVIKSIEAQIPLQRLAAPAEIAAAVMYLVSEHGAYVTGETLSINGGLYMH, translated from the coding sequence ATGTCTGAACAAAAAGTAGCTTTAGTGACGGGTGCATTAGGTGGTATTGGCAGTGAGATTTGCCGTCAACTGGTTACAGCAGGCTATAAAATTATCGCAACGGTTGTACCACGTGAAGAAGACCGCGAAAAACAATGGCTTCAAAGTGAAGGATTTCAAGACAGCGATGTACGCTTTGTCTTAACGGATTTAAATAACCACGAAGCGGCAACAGCAGCTATTCAAGAAGCAATTGCTGCTGAAGGTCGTGTCGATGTGCTGGTCAATAATGCAGGCATCACCCGTGATGCAACTTTTAAAAAGATGAGCTATGAACAGTGGTCACAAGTCATTGATACCAACTTAAAAACATTGTTCACAGTGACTCAGCCCGTGTTTAACAAAATGTTAGAACAAAAGTCGGGACGTATTGTCAATATCAGCTCAGTCAACGGTTTAAAAGGTCAGTTTGGACAAGCCAACTACTCTGCGAGCAAAGCCGGCATTATCGGTTTTACCAAAGCCTTAGCTCAAGAAGGTGCACGTTCAAATATTTGTGTAAACGTGGTTGCGCCTGGCTATACCGCAACACCAATGGTTACTGCCATGCGTGAAGATGTGATTAAAAGCATTGAAGCACAAATTCCTCTACAACGTCTTGCTGCGCCAGCTGAAATTGCCGCTGCTGTTATGTACTTGGTCAGCGAGCACGGTGCGTACGTGACAGGCGAAACCTTATCGATTAATGGCGGTTTATACATGCACTAA
- a CDS encoding IS30-like element IS18 family transposase: MKKYTQLSQDERYEIYATLKSKSSIATLARELGRSRSTIYRELKRNTGQRGYRAQQAAKFASQRRYRPSSSMTAFAFAYIDYLIGLDWSPEQISGALTQRGWLDVPSHEWIYQYIYQDKSKGGKLHLHLRHQKKYRKRGYKNTDRRGQIIDKTSIHCRHQVIDQRQRLGDFEGDTVIGKHHKGALLTLVDRKSLYVHIVHLGPTRASSQTITCALDRLQMSHAYSVTFDNGKEFSEHKRITDAGIETYFADPYKSIQRARNENTNGLIRQYLPKSSSFDGVSNEQIEQIEFALNHRPRKTLGWYTPSEVMAGFYTVALAA; encoded by the coding sequence ATGAAGAAATACACCCAACTTTCTCAAGATGAAAGATACGAAATTTATGCTACTTTGAAAAGTAAAAGTTCAATCGCTACCCTTGCTCGGGAATTAGGACGTTCACGATCAACCATCTACCGTGAATTAAAAAGAAATACTGGGCAACGTGGATATAGAGCTCAACAGGCAGCTAAATTTGCAAGTCAAAGACGGTACCGTCCTTCATCATCAATGACAGCATTTGCCTTCGCTTATATTGATTATTTGATTGGTTTGGACTGGTCACCCGAACAAATTTCAGGTGCTTTAACACAACGCGGTTGGCTGGATGTACCTTCACATGAGTGGATTTACCAGTACATTTATCAAGATAAATCAAAAGGCGGTAAACTTCATCTACATTTAAGGCATCAGAAGAAATATCGAAAACGCGGTTACAAAAACACGGATCGTAGGGGTCAAATCATTGATAAAACAAGTATTCACTGCCGACACCAGGTCATTGATCAACGACAACGTTTAGGAGATTTCGAAGGTGACACGGTGATTGGTAAACATCATAAAGGTGCTTTATTGACTCTCGTTGATCGAAAGAGCCTGTATGTACATATTGTTCATTTAGGGCCAACAAGAGCATCCTCTCAAACGATTACTTGTGCATTAGATCGTTTACAAATGAGCCATGCTTATAGTGTGACATTTGATAATGGCAAAGAATTTTCCGAACACAAAAGAATTACTGATGCTGGCATAGAGACGTATTTTGCTGATCCTTACAAGTCTATTCAGCGAGCTAGAAATGAAAATACGAATGGTTTAATCCGTCAATATCTGCCAAAATCATCATCGTTTGATGGCGTGTCAAACGAACAAATAGAGCAGATAGAATTTGCACTCAACCATCGTCCTAGAAAAACACTAGGTTGGTATACACCGAGTGAAGTTATGGCTGGTTTTTATACTGTTGCACTTGCCGCTTGA
- a CDS encoding IS481 family transposase — MGQVLHSSATTTQAVRRAIQNSQESLRTLAKRYGINQKTVAKWKKRTSVDDLTTGPKNSRSSVLSPEDEAAIVAFRKRTLLPLDDCLYALQPSIPYLTRSSLHRCLQRHGISRLPEVQGDRPVRKRFKSYPIGYFHIDIAEMQTAQGKLYLFVAIDRTSKFAFTELHTKASKMAAAEFMRNLVKAVPYRIHTVLTDNGIQFTNRTCDRYASEHIFDRVCTECGIEHRLTKVKHPWTNGQVERMNRTIKEATVKRFHYDDHTQLCIHLADFIAAYNFGRRLKTLRGLTPYEFICKQWTDEPELFKIDPIHQMPGLNIFKSRLARFSRCTTCDTKLGRLVQ, encoded by the coding sequence ATGGGACAAGTTCTACACAGCAGCGCCACAACGACACAGGCAGTGCGTCGAGCAATACAAAATAGTCAAGAGAGCTTAAGAACGCTAGCCAAGCGTTACGGCATCAATCAAAAGACCGTCGCAAAATGGAAGAAACGTACTTCAGTAGATGATCTTACAACCGGCCCAAAGAATTCTCGCTCAAGCGTGTTATCGCCTGAAGATGAGGCGGCAATTGTTGCTTTTCGAAAACGCACTTTGTTGCCGCTAGACGATTGCCTTTATGCATTGCAGCCGAGTATTCCTTATCTGACACGCTCGTCGTTACACCGCTGCTTACAGCGGCATGGTATTTCACGACTGCCTGAGGTACAAGGTGATCGCCCTGTCAGGAAGCGCTTCAAGAGCTACCCCATTGGTTACTTTCATATCGACATCGCTGAGATGCAAACAGCACAGGGTAAGCTTTATCTCTTCGTTGCCATTGATCGCACTTCCAAGTTTGCGTTCACTGAATTGCATACTAAAGCCAGTAAGATGGCAGCCGCGGAGTTCATGCGCAATCTGGTTAAGGCTGTGCCCTATAGAATCCATACGGTGCTAACAGATAACGGCATCCAGTTCACGAACCGCACCTGTGATCGCTACGCCTCTGAGCACATCTTTGATCGGGTTTGTACTGAATGTGGCATTGAACATCGTCTTACCAAGGTTAAGCATCCATGGACCAATGGACAGGTCGAGAGGATGAACCGAACGATTAAAGAAGCTACTGTCAAACGGTTCCATTACGACGATCACACTCAGCTATGCATTCACCTTGCTGATTTTATTGCTGCATACAACTTCGGCCGCAGACTCAAAACACTCAGGGGCCTGACTCCCTACGAATTCATCTGCAAACAGTGGACAGATGAACCTGAACTTTTTAAAATTGATCCGATCCATCAAATGCCGGGACTAAACATATTTAAAAGCAGATTGGCAAGGTTTAGCAGATGTACAACTTGCGACACTAAACTGGGTAGATTGGTTCAATAA
- a CDS encoding ATP-binding protein, whose protein sequence is MMTISNDPWHFPRTELAKQILGMFETGLASSLTFFAPRRMGKTEFLRKDITPLAEQLGWRVFYFSFLDAGLHSEGQFVKALDEFSKQNGLMGKATHWIKNIGSLSTEVAGVKAEVTLLQGQVNSSILSSITKLAQQGKPILLLLDEIQALASSKYKTTIASLRTALDMHKETIKVVFTGSSREGLRQMFSVSSAPFFHYGQNLPFPNLTKAFTDHLADVFNQTTGRSLNKEILWHAFLDMKQSPQLARSLVERLALNPMLAIDFAKEQLIADTMGHRDFSGLWGEFKLLEQLILKAIAESQVELYSSQFRQHLADSIGVDNIAVSSIQSALRSLSKKQIIFKPENGTYEIEDALFKEWIMDEA, encoded by the coding sequence ATGATGACCATCTCCAATGACCCTTGGCACTTTCCACGTACCGAACTGGCGAAACAAATTTTAGGCATGTTTGAGACTGGACTAGCTAGTTCTCTGACTTTTTTTGCCCCACGCCGGATGGGAAAAACTGAATTTTTACGAAAAGATATTACGCCCCTAGCAGAACAGCTTGGATGGCGCGTTTTTTATTTCAGTTTTTTAGATGCAGGCCTGCATAGTGAAGGGCAGTTTGTAAAAGCTCTTGATGAGTTTTCAAAACAAAATGGCTTAATGGGGAAAGCCACACATTGGATTAAAAATATTGGTTCTTTAAGTACAGAGGTGGCAGGGGTAAAAGCTGAAGTGACACTTCTACAAGGACAAGTGAATTCCAGTATTTTGTCTAGCATTACTAAACTGGCTCAGCAGGGGAAACCTATTTTACTGTTACTTGATGAGATTCAGGCTTTAGCTAGTTCAAAATATAAAACCACGATTGCCAGTTTACGTACCGCTTTAGATATGCATAAAGAAACAATAAAGGTGGTTTTTACTGGTTCAAGTCGAGAAGGCCTGAGACAAATGTTTTCTGTGAGTAGTGCTCCCTTTTTTCATTATGGACAGAATTTACCTTTTCCAAATCTAACAAAAGCATTTACAGATCATCTGGCAGATGTATTTAATCAGACAACAGGACGTAGTTTGAATAAAGAAATTTTATGGCACGCCTTTTTAGATATGAAGCAAAGTCCTCAACTAGCAAGATCATTAGTGGAGCGTTTAGCCTTAAACCCAATGCTGGCTATAGATTTTGCCAAGGAACAGCTTATAGCCGATACAATGGGGCATCGTGACTTTTCGGGATTATGGGGAGAGTTTAAGTTATTAGAACAGCTAATTTTAAAAGCCATAGCGGAATCACAAGTTGAACTTTATAGTAGTCAATTTAGACAACATCTGGCTGATTCCATTGGTGTAGATAACATTGCGGTATCAAGTATTCAATCGGCCCTACGTTCTTTATCAAAAAAACAAATTATTTTTAAACCAGAGAATGGTACTTATGAAATCGAGGATGCTCTTTTTAAAGAATGGATTATGGATGAAGCATAA
- a CDS encoding VF530 family protein, producing the protein MNTSNDPLHGKKLADILDELLDYYGGFEGLSRKIEIRCFCIDPSVKSSLRFLRTTPWAREKVESLYLYVLRQKAKQKP; encoded by the coding sequence ATGAACACCTCCAATGACCCTTTACACGGCAAAAAACTTGCTGACATTTTGGATGAATTATTGGATTACTACGGTGGCTTTGAAGGTTTAAGTCGTAAAATTGAAATTAGATGTTTTTGCATAGACCCAAGTGTTAAATCATCATTGCGATTCTTGCGTACCACACCATGGGCACGTGAAAAAGTAGAAAGCTTATATTTGTACGTCTTACGCCAAAAGGCAAAACAGAAACCGTAG
- a CDS encoding helix-turn-helix transcriptional regulator encodes MDLKFRKPEEVVGLLCERLRKERLYLEMTQADVAARAGIGVNTVSNLEAGRNVSFENLVRVAMVLGRLQELEELFKPHLNSVDDILRYESNTARQRIKRK; translated from the coding sequence ATGGATTTAAAATTCAGAAAACCTGAAGAAGTTGTTGGATTATTATGTGAGAGGCTTCGTAAAGAACGACTTTATCTGGAAATGACTCAGGCAGATGTTGCTGCACGTGCTGGTATTGGTGTGAATACAGTATCCAATCTGGAAGCAGGTCGAAATGTTTCATTTGAAAATTTAGTACGCGTTGCCATGGTCCTAGGCCGATTACAAGAATTAGAGGAACTCTTCAAACCTCATTTAAACAGTGTAGATGATATTCTTCGCTATGAGAGCAATACGGCTCGCCAACGTATCAAAAGGAAATAA
- the ltrA gene encoding group II intron reverse transcriptase/maturase has protein sequence MNAAVSACAPSSTSWDSIDWIAVQRHVRGLQARIVKAVQDGRHNKAKALQWLLTHSFSGKALAVKRVSENKGKNTAGVDKVTWNTPKAKTGAMMSLKRRGYTPLPLRRVLIPKKNGKMRPLGIPTMKCRAMQALHLLALEPIAETIADRNSYGFRPQRSTADAAAQCFGVLSRKVSAEWVLEGDIQGCFDNISHDWMIANLPMDKVILRKWLKAGYVYQSKLFPSLSGTPQGGIISPVLANMTLDGLETMLAKRFSNAKWTGKKLQLVRYADDFIITGYSKEWLENEVRPAVVEFLAQRGLVLSQEKTKITHIGNGFDFLGWNVRKYNGKLLIKPSKANISAHLDKLRALINANKATRQATLIGLLNPILRGWANYHSHVVAKKVFNQVDNAVWEMLWRWAVRRHPRKTLRWVKDRYFKVQGARRWVFSCDEQSADGRKRQYTLVSASDTPIVRHIKIKAAANPHDPAWDEYFESRWGKRMLVSAKGRAKLYRVWLKQGGRCCACLKPVTKDTPWHSRHIVKLSHGGTDAVANLEIYHLYCPRSVQFANVNDV, from the coding sequence ATGAATGCAGCAGTATCAGCGTGTGCACCTTCCAGCACATCGTGGGACAGCATCGATTGGATTGCTGTACAGCGTCATGTCAGAGGGCTGCAAGCGCGTATTGTGAAGGCGGTACAAGACGGCAGGCATAACAAGGCGAAAGCTTTGCAATGGCTGCTGACTCACTCGTTTAGTGGCAAAGCATTGGCCGTCAAACGAGTGTCTGAAAACAAAGGCAAAAACACGGCTGGGGTCGACAAGGTGACTTGGAATACACCCAAGGCCAAGACCGGTGCGATGATGTCGTTGAAGAGGCGAGGTTACACGCCCCTTCCGCTTCGGAGAGTCCTTATTCCGAAGAAAAATGGCAAGATGAGACCTCTTGGGATACCCACGATGAAATGCCGGGCCATGCAGGCGCTCCATCTGCTGGCTTTGGAACCCATCGCGGAGACCATCGCTGATCGGAACTCTTATGGGTTCAGACCGCAACGCTCAACCGCGGATGCTGCAGCACAGTGCTTTGGTGTGCTGTCAAGAAAAGTAAGTGCGGAGTGGGTGCTAGAGGGTGACATTCAAGGCTGTTTCGACAATATCAGCCATGACTGGATGATCGCCAACCTCCCAATGGACAAGGTGATTCTACGGAAATGGCTCAAAGCCGGTTACGTCTACCAAAGCAAGCTGTTTCCCAGTCTTTCCGGAACACCGCAAGGAGGTATTATCTCCCCGGTGCTGGCCAACATGACCTTGGACGGACTGGAAACGATGCTGGCGAAGAGGTTCTCTAACGCCAAATGGACAGGCAAAAAGCTGCAACTGGTACGGTATGCGGATGATTTCATCATCACGGGGTATTCTAAAGAGTGGCTCGAAAATGAAGTTCGTCCTGCCGTGGTTGAATTTCTGGCGCAGCGCGGTCTCGTGCTCTCTCAGGAAAAGACCAAAATCACGCACATAGGGAACGGGTTCGATTTTCTTGGCTGGAACGTACGTAAGTACAACGGCAAGCTACTGATCAAGCCGTCAAAGGCAAACATCAGCGCTCATCTTGACAAGCTGCGAGCATTAATCAATGCAAACAAAGCGACACGACAGGCCACTTTGATCGGTTTGCTCAACCCGATTCTAAGGGGTTGGGCCAACTATCACAGTCATGTCGTTGCCAAGAAGGTTTTCAACCAGGTAGACAACGCAGTGTGGGAAATGCTCTGGCGATGGGCTGTACGTCGCCACCCTCGCAAGACACTCCGATGGGTCAAAGATCGGTATTTCAAAGTACAAGGAGCGCGTCGATGGGTGTTCTCATGTGATGAACAGTCCGCCGATGGTCGGAAGCGACAATACACATTAGTGTCTGCCTCGGACACGCCAATTGTGCGACATATCAAGATCAAGGCTGCTGCTAACCCTCATGACCCCGCATGGGATGAGTACTTCGAATCCCGATGGGGTAAAAGAATGCTGGTCTCCGCAAAGGGGCGAGCCAAGCTGTATCGGGTGTGGCTAAAACAAGGTGGTCGCTGCTGCGCCTGTCTTAAACCAGTCACCAAAGATACACCATGGCACAGCCGTCATATTGTGAAGCTAAGTCATGGTGGAACGGATGCAGTTGCTAATCTTGAGATTTACCATCTGTATTGTCCGAGGAGTGTTCAGTTTGCCAATGTCAACGATGTATAA
- the tnpB gene encoding IS66 family insertion sequence element accessory protein TnpB (TnpB, as the term is used for proteins encoded by IS66 family insertion elements, is considered an accessory protein, since TnpC, encoded by a neighboring gene, is a DDE family transposase.), which yields MKVLVHDGLGIWLCARRLEQGKFHWAQVHQGETVALSPEQLQALIQGLPWQRIGRQQVVTML from the coding sequence ATGAAAGTACTGGTACATGATGGATTGGGCATCTGGCTGTGTGCCCGGCGGCTGGAACAGGGCAAATTTCACTGGGCTCAAGTTCACCAAGGTGAAACCGTGGCCCTCAGCCCGGAACAGTTACAGGCACTGATCCAAGGTTTGCCCTGGCAGCGCATTGGACGACAGCAGGTGGTGACGATGCTTTAA
- a CDS encoding phasin family protein, which translates to MLYGDLFSNMNAQYKNVFEPYTKFNSLVAKNFADLTNLQLEAARNYANIGLAQMFANSEVKDMQSMVNCTTKQLETMNKLSQQMIEDGKKLATLTTEFKSEFEKLVSESMPNNK; encoded by the coding sequence ATGCTATACGGCGACTTATTTTCAAATATGAATGCACAATACAAAAACGTATTTGAACCGTACACAAAATTCAACAGCTTAGTGGCTAAAAACTTTGCTGACTTAACCAACCTACAATTAGAAGCAGCACGCAACTATGCCAACATTGGTCTAGCGCAAATGTTTGCCAATAGTGAAGTTAAAGACATGCAAAGCATGGTGAATTGCACCACCAAGCAATTAGAAACCATGAACAAACTTAGTCAGCAAATGATTGAAGATGGCAAAAAGTTGGCAACACTAACGACTGAATTCAAATCGGAATTTGAAAAGTTAGTTAGCGAATCTATGCCTAACAATAAATAA
- a CDS encoding class I poly(R)-hydroxyalkanoic acid synthase, producing the protein MNPNSFQFKENILQFFSVHDDIWKKLQEFYYGQSPINEALAQLNKEDMSLFFEALSKNPARMMEMQWSWWQGQIQIYQNVLMRSVAKDVAPFIQPESGDRRFNSPLWQEHPNFDLLSQSYLLFSQLVQNMVDVVEGVPDKVRYRIHFFTRQMINALSPSNFLWTNPEVIQQTVAEQGENLVRGMQVFHDDVMNSGKYLSIRMVNSDSFSLGKDLAYTPGAVVFENDIFQLLQYEATTENVYQTPILVVPPFINKYYVLDLREQNSLVNWLRQQGHTVFLMSWRNPNAEQKELTFADLITQGSVEALRVIEEITGEKEANCIGYCIGGTLLAATQAYYVAKRLKNHVKSATYMATIIDFENPGSLGVFINEPVVSGLENLNNQLGYFDGRQLAVTFSLLRENTLYWNYYIDNYLKGKEPSDFDILYWNSDGTNIPAKIHNFLLRNLYLNNELISPNAVKVNGVGLNLSRVKTPSFFIATQEDHIALWDTCFRGADYLGGESTLVLGESGHVAGIVNPPSRNKYGCYTNAAKFENTKQWLDGAEYHPESWWLRWQAWVTPYTGEQVPARNLGNAQYPSIEAAPGRYVLVNLF; encoded by the coding sequence ATGAACCCGAACTCATTTCAATTCAAAGAAAACATACTACAATTTTTTTCTGTACATGATGACATCTGGAAAAAATTACAAGAATTTTATTATGGGCAAAGCCCAATTAATGAGGCTTTGGCGCAGCTCAACAAAGAAGATATGTCTTTGTTCTTTGAAGCACTATCTAAAAACCCAGCTCGCATGATGGAAATGCAATGGAGCTGGTGGCAAGGTCAAATACAAATCTACCAAAATGTGTTGATGCGCAGCGTGGCCAAAGATGTAGCACCATTTATTCAGCCTGAAAGTGGTGATCGTCGTTTTAACAGCCCATTATGGCAAGAACACCCAAATTTTGACTTGTTGTCACAGTCTTATTTACTGTTTAGCCAGTTAGTGCAAAACATGGTAGATGTGGTCGAAGGTGTTCCAGACAAAGTTCGCTATCGTATTCACTTCTTTACCCGCCAAATGATCAATGCGTTATCTCCAAGTAACTTTCTGTGGACTAACCCAGAAGTGATTCAGCAAACTGTAGCTGAACAAGGTGAAAACTTAGTCCGTGGCATGCAAGTTTTCCATGATGATGTCATGAATAGCGGCAAGTATTTATCTATTCGCATGGTGAATAGCGACTCTTTCAGCTTGGGCAAAGATTTAGCTTACACCCCTGGTGCAGTCGTCTTTGAAAATGACATTTTCCAATTATTGCAATATGAAGCAACTACTGAAAATGTGTATCAAACCCCTATTCTAGTCGTACCACCGTTTATCAATAAATATTATGTGCTGGATTTACGCGAACAAAACTCTTTAGTGAACTGGTTGCGCCAGCAAGGTCATACAGTCTTTTTAATGTCATGGCGTAACCCAAATGCCGAACAGAAAGAATTGACTTTTGCCGATCTCATTACACAAGGTTCAGTGGAAGCTTTGCGTGTAATTGAAGAAATTACCGGTGAAAAAGAGGCCAACTGCATTGGCTACTGTATTGGTGGTACGTTACTTGCTGCGACTCAAGCCTATTACGTGGCAAAACGCCTGAAAAATCACGTAAAGTCTGCGACCTATATGGCCACCATTATCGACTTTGAAAACCCAGGCAGCTTAGGTGTATTTATTAATGAACCTGTAGTGAGCGGTTTAGAAAACCTGAACAATCAATTGGGTTATTTCGATGGTCGTCAGTTGGCAGTTACCTTCAGTTTACTGCGTGAAAATACGCTGTACTGGAATTACTACATCGACAACTACTTAAAAGGTAAAGAACCTTCTGATTTTGATATTTTATATTGGAACAGCGATGGTACGAATATCCCTGCCAAAATTCATAATTTCTTATTGCGCAATTTGTATTTGAACAATGAATTGATTTCACCAAATGCCGTTAAGGTTAACGGTGTGGGCTTGAATCTATCTCGTGTAAAAACACCAAGCTTCTTTATTGCGACGCAGGAAGACCATATCGCACTTTGGGATACTTGTTTCCGTGGCGCAGATTACTTGGGTGGTGAATCAACCTTGGTTTTAGGTGAATCTGGACACGTAGCAGGTATTGTCAATCCTCCAAGCCGTAATAAATACGGTTGCTACACCAATGCTGCCAAGTTTGAAAATACCAAACAATGGCTAGATGGCGCAGAATATCACCCTGAATCTTGGTGGTTGCGCTGGCAGGCATGGGTCACACCGTACACTGGTGAACAAGTCCCTGCCCGCAACTTGGGTAATGCGCAGTATCCAAGCATTGAAGCGGCACCGGGTCGCTATGTTTTGGTAAATTTATTCTAA
- a CDS encoding acetyl-CoA C-acetyltransferase yields the protein MKDVVIVAAKRTAIGSFLGSLASLSAPQLGQTAIRAVLDSANVKPEQVDQVIMGNVLTTGVGQNPARQAAIAAGIPVQVPASTLNVVCGSGLRAVHLAAQAIQCDEADIVVAGGQESMSQSAHYMQLRNGQKMGNAQLVDSMVADGLTDAYNQYQMGITAENIVEKLGLNREEQDQLALTSQQRAAAAQAAGKFKDEIAVVSIPQRKGEPVVFAEDEYIKANTSLESLTKLRPAFKKDGSVTAGNASGINDGAAAVLMMSADKAAELGLKPLARIKGYAMSGIEPEIMGLGPVDAVKKTLNKAGWSLDQVDLIEANEAFAAQALGVAKELGLDLDKVNVNGGAIALGHPIGASGCRILVTLLHEMQRRDAKKGIATLCVGGGMGVALAVERD from the coding sequence ATGAAAGATGTTGTGATTGTTGCAGCAAAACGTACTGCGATTGGTAGCTTTTTAGGTAGTCTTGCATCTTTATCTGCACCACAGTTGGGGCAAACAGCAATTCGTGCAGTTTTAGACAGCGCTAATGTAAAACCTGAACAAGTTGATCAGGTGATTATGGGCAACGTACTCACGACAGGCGTGGGACAAAACCCTGCACGTCAGGCAGCAATTGCTGCTGGTATTCCAGTACAAGTGCCTGCATCTACGCTGAATGTCGTCTGTGGTTCAGGTTTGCGTGCGGTACATTTGGCAGCACAAGCCATTCAATGCGATGAAGCCGACATTGTGGTCGCAGGTGGTCAAGAATCTATGTCACAAAGTGCGCACTATATGCAGCTGCGTAATGGGCAAAAAATGGGTAATGCACAATTGGTGGATAGCATGGTGGCTGATGGTTTAACCGATGCCTATAACCAGTATCAAATGGGTATTACCGCAGAAAATATTGTAGAAAAACTGGGTTTAAACCGTGAAGAACAAGATCAACTTGCATTGACTTCACAACAACGTGCTGCGGCAGCTCAGGCAGCTGGCAAGTTTAAAGATGAAATTGCCGTAGTCAGCATTCCACAACGTAAAGGTGAGCCTGTTGTATTTGCTGAAGATGAATACATTAAAGCCAATACCAGCCTTGAAAGCCTCACAAAACTACGCCCAGCCTTTAAAAAAGATGGTAGCGTAACCGCAGGTAATGCTTCAGGCATTAATGATGGTGCAGCAGCAGTACTGATGATGAGTGCGGACAAAGCAGCAGAATTAGGTCTTAAGCCATTGGCACGTATTAAAGGCTATGCCATGTCTGGTATTGAGCCTGAAATTATGGGGCTTGGTCCTGTCGATGCAGTAAAGAAAACCCTCAACAAAGCAGGCTGGAGCTTAGATCAGGTTGATTTGATTGAAGCCAATGAAGCATTTGCTGCACAGGCTTTGGGTGTTGCTAAAGAATTAGGCTTAGACCTGGATAAAGTCAACGTCAATGGCGGTGCAATTGCATTGGGTCACCCAATTGGGGCTTCAGGTTGCCGTATTTTGGTGACTTTATTACATGAAATGCAGCGCCGTGATGCCAAGAAAGGCATTGCAACCCTCTGTGTTGGCGGTGGTATGGGTGTTGCACTTGCAGTTGAACGTGACTAA